TACAGCTGACTTTTCGCCAGCGAGGCACCAATGCAGAAACGGGGGCCATAACCAAACAGCACGTCCGGATCGAATACCCTTTCAACATTGAACGTATCCGGGTCTTCGTAATAATCAGGGTCACGGTCTTTCAGGTGTGGCATTAGCAAAATCATCTGGCCTTTCTTCACCTGTTGCCCCAGTAACTCCATGTCTTCTGGTGCGTAACGGGCAAAGCCCATCTTGGATTTGCACGACCAACGCATGATTTCACTGAAGGCATTACGAAATGCTTTTAATGACGACAATGCCGTATCAATCTGGTCTTTATGCTTCAGCAGGCTGTAGGCAGTCCATTGTTGTCCGACCAGTGTCGTGTCTGCTCCCGCACCAATGAGTGCCAGAATCAGCGTGATAACATCCCATTCTTCGAAGTCTTCATGCTTCTTCTCTGCCTCAAGCAATACACTCAGGAAGTCATTTTCCAACGGTTGGTCACGACGCTCTGCCATGACCAGCTTGAGAATATCGATAGCCCGGCTACTGGCCTGACGTGCCGCTTCACGACGTTCGGGAGTCAGAGTCGGGTTCCATGCCTCGGTGAATTTCATAATCACCGGCTTCATTTCTTCCCAGTACTGTTCAGGCACACCGACCATCCGGGTGATGGATATAAACGGTATGTGCTGGGCAATCTCTTCAATGAAATCAAAGCTTTCGCGGTCTTTCAGATTGGCAATCAGCTTTTTGATATCCGGTTCAATCCGGCGCTGAATTTCATCCACAACATTGCGTGAGAAAGCGGGTGAAGCAATCTTACGGATAAGCCGGTGGTGTGTAGGGTCGGCCAGCAGACTGTGACCAATCATGGCCGTTTCAAAATTGCTCCATTCTTCTTTCGGCGGCACTTCAGGAGCGTACTGCCAGTCGTATAAATCAGACGACAGGTATTCCCGCTTCCAGCAGTCCATGATGTCGTCCATGCGGGTCATAATCCACGCTTGCCAGGGTGGAAACCATACCAGACGACCACGTTCTGCTAATGCCAGACACTGGGGCACCGGGTTAACGCTGTAATCCAGAGAATTCGGGCGAAATACCTGTTCAATAGGGGCATCTTTCAGTGAAGAAAGCACTTGAGCTTCCTGAGTCATGAATTGTCTCCTGCTGTTCTTATTGTTGAGCACCGACTGCAGTGCTGTGCAGGCTAATCAGGGTTGGCATCCTGCGTTTTTCTTCCTTAACTGTTCACAAATACTGTGACGGATTGCCATGTTTACACTTGCGTTGAAAAATATACATTGAGTATACCTTTACAATCAATGTCTTTTTTTGCTTAATGTCCACAGCGTTTTGAACAGACTTTTTCAAACCGCTGGCGACAACCAATAAAACAGACAATAAAGGTCGCAGAACTCAACCTGGAGTTAAGCAATGCAAGATTTTAATAATAAAGTTGCAGTCGTGACTGGCGGAGCCAGTGGCGTAGGTAAGGCCATTTCGAAATTGCTGGCATCACTGGGTGCCAAAGTGGTGGTATCCGATATTGAAGCTAAAGCACTGGATGCAGCTGTGGCCGGTATCGTTGAGAAAGGCGGTGAAGCCATTGCCTGTCAGGCAGACGTCACCAGTCCTGAGTCTATGCAGAATCTGGTTGACACTTCTGTAAAACAGTACGGCGAAATCCATCTGGTCTTTGCCAATGCAGGTGTCGGCACCGGTGAAGGCGGCCCAATGTGGGAATACAGCCTGAATGACTGGGAATGGGGTTTTAACGTCAACACCTGGGGGCTGATTCACTCAATCAACGCCTTTATCCCCTTGCTGGTTAAGCAAAATAAAGAAGCTCATTTTATTGTGACCGGTTCTGGTAATGGCGCTTTTGTTATGATGCCGAACACACCCATTTATACCGCCAGCAAAGCTGCGGTGCAGGCCATCACAGAAAACCTCCACTATCAGCTTCAGGGTGCGCAGTCTCCGGTTAAGGTTAACGCCCTGTTCCCCGGACCACACGTGGTTAACTCCGGTATTTTCAACTCAGAACGCAACCGTCCAGAAGATCTGCCGGTAGACCCCAAAAAACAGGACTCCGGCATTCATTCTGTGGAAGATATGCGCAACATTATGGCGCAGTACGGTCAGAAACTGGAAACCACCGAGCCTGAAGAAGTCGCTCAGCACGCCATTGATGGCATCAAGGCCGACAAGTTCTGGATCTGCCCGAGAACTGAAAAATCAACACTGGCCTTTAAAGCACGCGTTGAAAGTATTCTGACCGGTGAAACCCCAACACCACCAAACGTTCTCTGACGTTTAATTAATAACCGCAGACCTTACAGGCCAGATGTTACACCTCTGGCCTGATTTACAAATATATTAAAAAAGAGGATAAGCCATGAGCAACGTTCCTCAGAGTAACCCCGGTGAAATACTGAACTGGCCCATGCTGAAAATTCAGTACCAGACCACACCGGAAGCCATTGCCAAGCTGCTACCACCCGGCATTGATGCCGGTCAGTCCCCTACCGTTTATCTGACTGTTTACAACTTCCCTATCCTCAACGAGCCCGAGTACGGTGTCGTGGTCAGCGTAGCTGCCAACTGCGATGGTGTTGAAGGCGAGTACACGCTGCTGGTAGGTATTGATCAGGAAGCACCGGTGATTCGCTGCCAGGAACGCTGGGGGCAACCCAAGTATGTCGCACAGGTTGAGTATTACCGAATGATCGACAAGGTCGCCGCAAAAGCGACACACGCCGGATATACCTTTCTGGAATTCGAAGGCAAAATCACCGGACCGGACGACAATCTGGAAGGATTTGACACCAATGAATTCTGGACCAAGTATTCCCGCTCCTTTGATATGAGTGAAGGCAAATACGACCTTCCTCCCAGAGTGATCCGGGTGCACAGTCAATACGGTACGGCCTACAAGGAAAAGGTCGAAGGCACATTAACCCTGCGCGAAAGCCCGTGGGATCCCATTGCCACTCTGCTACCAGTGACATCCAAGCCCGAAGCCCATCTCTGGACGCCGATCTTTAAAGGCCGTCAGTATCTTGAACACAAACATCTGGACGGTGCAGCCTTCTGGCCTTACTCCGAAACGATCAGCGGTTCCCGCTGGCCGGGTGAAGGTGGCGGGCCGTTAAAGAGCTGAGTCAGACACGATAAATAATCCAGAACTTTTCTGACAATACTCCCCTTGTCCGGGCTGGCTTAACAACCTCCCGGACTATTGACCCAGCTCAGAACACTATTTAGCCGACTATGTTCAGATAGTGGCAGCCTCTTTTGTTAATTTGCCCGTCAACATCATCACAGCTAACGGCTATGCAAAGCATAACAACGACAATTGCGCATCATCTTGCCGAGATCATTGACGATATGAATCGCTGGCAGGACAGTCATCAACTGCAGATTGAACAGGTGGCCACAAGCAACCAGGCCAGTGCCCGTAATCTGGTTGATTATCTGGGCTTTCGTTCGCAGGATCGCACCCGCCTGCAAGCAGAACTCAGCGCTATCGGTCTCAGTTCACTTGGGCGCTCAGAAGCAGCCATACGGGCGCAGATTAACCGCATCAGCGACATCATTGAAGGGCTTCAGGGTGACCAGAAAGCCGTTGAACGGCTCAATACACGACCACCACAGGATAAAGGCAGCAATAAACTTCGCAGAAAAAGTGAAGAACTGTTTGGCCCTTGTTCGAATCAGCGCAACACACGCATCATGGTCACAATGCCGGGCAGTGCGGCATCCAGCCCTGAAATCATCAGCCAGTTTCTGCAATCCGGCATGAACGTAGCACGCATCAACTGCGCCCACGACAACCCGGATATCTGGCGCAGTATTGCCATGCATATCCGTCGCCTGAGCAAAGAACTGGATCAGCCCTGTAAAATCATGATGGACCTAGCGGGCCCCAAACCAAGAACCGGACCCATGCCTGCCGGTGCACAGGTCGTTAAAGTCCGACCACATAAAGACACCCGTGGCCGAAGCATAAAGCCTGCAAAAATTGTTTTTTACAGTCACGTGATGAATATTCCGCCTTCGTTTCCGGATGCGGTATCGATCCCGTTACTGTGTGATTCCTTCAACAACCTGCCTCCGATTAAAGGTGTTAAACTGTACGACACACGGGATAAAAGCAGAAAGCTTGACATCATTGAGCAGACGACAAACTACATCATTGCCATCTGCAACAACAGTGTTGTGTTTGAAACCGCTCAGATTGTCTACTTCAAATCAGCATCCAACCTGCTGCCCATCACCGTGGCTCCCCTTCCTGCCATGGAAAATTTTATTTACCTGCAGGAAGGCGATCCGCTGTTTCTGACCGGCGATAACCGAACCGCATCGCCAGCCACCTGCAATGATGCCGGTGACGTATTGGTGCCAGCCACCATTAGCTGCGCGGTCAAAGAAGTCATTGAAGCTGCACAGACCGGACATCAGATCAAAATGGATGATGGCAAGTTTACAGCGGTTGTTGAACAGACATTCCCGGACAAACTGAAGCTAAAAATCACCGAAGCTCCGCCACTGGGTGCCAAACTGAAAACCGAAAAGGGGCTGAACTTTCCTGACACGGAGCTGCCTGTCAACGGGCTCACCAGTAAAGACATCAACGATCTGGAGACCATTTCCGACATTGCCGATATTGTGGCGCTCAGCTTTGTAAACCGGGTCAATGATATTGAACAGCTGCAACAACAACTGCAAAAGCCCGGGCACAAGCATCTTGGTATTATTCTCAAAATCGAAACCCGCCGGGCTTTTGAGCACCTGCCCGAGCTGTTGCTGAGCGTTATGCAGTCCGAACATGTGGGCGTTATGATTGCCCGGGGAGACCTGGGCGTTGAAGTCGGCTGGCGCCATATGGCCGAGCTGCAGGAAGAAATTCTCTGGCTCTGTGCCGCCGCGCATATTCCTTCCATCTGGGCAACACAGGTGTTGGAAAAACTCGCCAAACAAGGTCGGCCTTCCAGAGCGGAAATCACCGACGCTGCCATGGCCCAGAGGGCAGAGTGTGTCATGCTCAACAAAGGGCCATACATTCACAAGGCGGTACGCATGCTGAACCGGATTATCCGCACTATGGACACTCAGCAATACAAAAAGAGCGCCAGACTGCCGAGACTCAAACTGTATACCCAGACACCGAGGGCTGGCCGCCCGACCCCGAGACCCGAACCGGAAGTCTCAGCCACAAATATGTGAAAACCACGCATTGATCTGAATCAAAAATCTCTGCATTCTGCGCAGCCGTTTTATCGCGAACCTTTTTTCTTCGCAGACGGCTGCTTCATGCGCCGAAGCCATACCGGAAACTGAACAGGCTTTTATTGCCTATAATCCATCGGCGTTATTCACCTGTAGAGACTTACATGCGTCAACTAAACCCTGAGAAACATACCACTGCCGTACTGGTCGTTCTGACCCTCTTTGCTGTTGTGGGTCCGGTGTCCATTGATATTTTCACACCGTCATTGCCCGCCATCACACAGTACTTCGACACCGACTATGCTACCGCTCAATGGAGTGTCGGCATCTTTATGCTGGGTTTCTCACTGTCCATGTTGATCGTTGGTCCGCTGAGTGACCGCTTTGGTCGCAAAAATACCCTACTCGGCGGCTACTCACTGTACCTTCTGGCCACCATTGCCACACTGACCACCAACAGCATTCACCTGTTTATCGCTGCCCGTTTTGCCCAGGCGATTTTCGGTTGTTTTGGTACTGCAGTAGCAAGAACCATTGCCCGTGACTACTACTCCGACAAGATGGAAGTGAAGATTCTGGCTTACATCAGCGCCTGTCTGACCATTGCGCCGATGGCGGCACCCATTGCCGGTGGTTACATTCAGCAATACGCAGGCTGGCAATACAGCTTTCTGGTCATGGCCGCCTTTGCCGTCATTGCCATGCTGGCGCTGACTCTGCTGCCGGAAAAAGCCGAGCGTAACCTGAATGCCACTAACGGCATGTTCAAAGGCTACTCTGCGGTTCTGACCGATCTGCGCTACATGCGTTTCTCGGTCGCAGCAGGTGTTGCCTTTGCCGGTGCCTTTGTGTTTGTTGCCGGTGCGCCGTTTGTACTGATTGAGCAACTGGGCATCAACCCGAAAGATTATGGTTTCATCTTCGCCTCTGCCATTGCCGCCTATCTGGTCAGTGCGACTATGGGGCCTAAGCTGACTGATCGTCTGAGCCGTGAGCAGGTCACACTGTTGTCCGGTTCTACCCTGATGATCGGTGCGCTGATCTCCATCGCCTCGGCCTGGTTCAGTGGCGGAGAATCCGTCATGGGTTATGTAGCTGGTATTGTTGTATACGAACTGGGTCTGGGTATCTTCAACCCGCTGTGTCAGGCGCGTGCCACCGAACATATGAAAACCCATATCGGCACCGCATCCGGCCTGATTTTCTTTATTGAAATGCTGATGGCGACCCTGATCAGTGGTGCGGTCGGTTTCTTGCCTGTAGCAGGCACCATGACTCTGGCTGCTGTTACTCTGGCGTCTGCAGCGTTTGCTTCCCTGTGCCTGATGGGCACTGGCAAGCCTGCCGAACAGCTGACGACCCAGGCAGCATAATGCAGGGTCGTTCATTAATTGATATAACTACAATCAGCAGCTGGTTGGTCTAGTTCACCAGCTCCCCACATCACTGGGATTTTCCAGATGAATGAAGAATCATACGGATTCACAGATAACAAGTATTGACGTAGTGATTCTTTGTAATAAGGGACTATTGATGTTGATAAAGGCGTCACCGTTTTGCTGGAAGAATCCCCACTAGCGTCCGAACTGGGTGATTCCGTTAAAAAATCCTCCGGCCTTCTTTTCAAATAAGTTAGATCTTTGCGTGTGAACCAAGACAGATGGCGATTCTTAAGGAGTTTAAGAACCTCTTTCTGGTAAACTATCCCAATTTGTTCAGGGGTGATGATCAGAAAAATCTCGTCGTCGTTTAGAGATAAAAGATTAAATTCCTCGTGAGCTATACCAGTAGGTTCAACATAAAATGCAGCCAAGAGAAAACCATCACCAAAATGGGCACCTGAATTCAATCGCGAAACCACTCTTTCAGCATTTAATTCTCCCAGAAATCCACTTAGAGGCAAACCTAGACCCATAGGATCGCTATTTAAATTAAGCAAATAGTTGGAGATTTGTCTTGGTCGAAAAATAACAGTGCCCGGATTGTATTGTCCCAATGCACCAGCAAGCCCTGACAGCAAAATTGAATGTAGATTTTTTATAATGGCTTGGGAAATCTCCGGTAATTGTACCAATGCTCCTCTATGACTTCTAGGTATACGGACACGGACCCCTCTCTCTTTCATTACTCCTGATTCTGTGTATATCGCTTCCACTTTCGGTTCATGAAGAACCAATGGATGCATTTTGAACTTTAAACTTGACGAATCATCCAAGCCGAAAATATGCCTGAATTGTTTCAATCTTTTATCATCAAGAGGAAAAAAAGTAAGCTGTCTTTGACCATTTAGTGTTTCAATAAAATCTACGTTCACACTGGCCTGTTCTGTAACAGGCACAGATATATAGTTTATTTTGACCACAGAACCGTCTGTTAAATGATGTTTGCCGACAACTGCATAATGAATACCCTTGTACGGGTCTATTATCAATGTCAGTGCATACACTTTTGATATAAACAAACACAAAATAACCATTAATAAATTATGCCTAGCTTTCATTTTTCCATTTTCCACAGACTTTTTGAAAAAGGATTTAAGAGTAGTTCATGTTCTGAATTTATACAGCCACTGCTCCAGCACCACAGGCGAAGGCATCATCATGCCCTGCCGGAGCACTTCTTCTCAGTCAATGGAATGGTATCGTGTGGAGAACCTTTACTGAGAAGTACATTTTGACTGCTTTCTGATACCATCCCAGTTTCAATACCATTCTGACTAAACCTACAAGAACGAACTGGCTGGAATCTGTACGCATGCCGATACTTTCAGAACAACGAATTCAGGAGGCACAGGAACGTGCCCAACTGCTGCACAAACGACTGCAACAACAGATTTTGATTCTGGACGGTGCCATGGGCACCATGATTCAGGGTTACCGGCTGGAAGAGAATGACTACCGTGGCGAACGCTTTGCCAGCCACTCCTGCGATGTCAAAGGCAATAACGATCTGCTGTGCCTGACTCGCCCGGACATTATTCAGGAAATACATCAGTCCTACCTTGATGCCGGTGCGGATATTCTGGAAACCAACACCTTCAATGCCACCACCATTGCCATGGCGGATTACGAGATGGAGGCGCTGGTACCGGAGATCAACCGCGAAGCGGCACGACTGGCACGCGCCGTTGCCGATGCTGAAACAATAAAGAACCCAGATAAACCCCGTTTTGTGGCGGGCATTCTGGGTCCCACCAATCGCACTGCATCTATTTCTCCGGATGTGAACAACCCCGGCTATCGCAATGTCAGTTTTGACGAGCTGACAACGGCTTACCGTCAGGCCGCCATCGACCTGCTCAACGGTGGTGCCGATATCCTGATGATCGAAACCATCTTCGATACATTGAACGCCAAAGCCGCCATTTACGCCGTTAAAGATCTGTTCGATGAGCTGGGTTTTGCAGTACCCATTATGATTTCGGGCACCATTACCGATGCCTCCGGTCGAACCCTCTCCGGTCAAACGACAGAAGCCTTCTGGAACTCGGTCGCCCATGCTAACCCGCTGTCGGTGGGTCTGAACTGCGCTTTGGGGGCAAAAGAATTGCGCCCTTATCTGGAAGACCTGTCAAACATTGCCGACACCTTTGTCAGCGCACATCCCAATGCAGGCTTACCTAACGCCTTTGGCGAGTACGACCAGACACCGGAACAGATGGCTGAGATTGTCGCCGAATTTGCAGAATCCGGGCTGATCAATATTATCGGTGGCTGCTGTGGCAGCACCCCTGATCATATTGCCGTTATTGCTGAAAAGATGTCGTCTATCTCCAGACGCGAAGTACCGGTCATTAACAAAGCCTGTCGTCTGAGCGGACTGGAACCTTTTAATATTTTTGAAGACTCCCTGTTCGTCAATGTCGGCGAACGATGCAATGTCACCGGTTCTGCCCGCTTCAAGCGACTCATTGTTGAAGAAGATTACGACACCGCTCTGGATGTTGCCCGTCAACAGGTGGAAAACGGCGCTCAGGTCATCGATATCAATATGGACGAAGGCATGCTCGATGCCCGTCAGGCGATGATTACCTTCCTGAACCTGATCGCTTCGGAGCCGGATATTTCCCGTGTGCCCATTATGGTGGATTCGTCCAAATGGGACGTTATTGAAGCAGGACTGCAATGCATTCAGGGCAAAGGCATTGTTAACTCCATCAGCCTGAAAGAAGGTGAAGAACAGTTCCGTCATCATGCCAGACTGTGCCGCAATTACGGTGCTGCGGTAGTGGTTATGGCGTTTGATGAGACTGGGCAGGCTGACACTGAAGCCCGAAAAATTGAAATCTGCCAACGCTCTTACGATATTCTGGTGAACGACATTGGCTTCCCGCCGGAAGATATTATTTTTGATCCGAATATCTTTGCCGTCGCCACCGGTATTGAAGAACACAACAATTATGCGGTGGATTTTATCAATGCCACCCGCTTTATTCGTGACCAACTGCCCCATGCCATGATATCCGGCGGTGTCAGTAATGTGTCGTTCTCTTTCCGGGGTAATAATCCGGTTCGGGAAGCCATTCACGCTGTCTTTTTGTATCACGCCATT
Above is a window of Endozoicomonas montiporae CL-33 DNA encoding:
- a CDS encoding cytochrome P450, with the protein product MTQEAQVLSSLKDAPIEQVFRPNSLDYSVNPVPQCLALAERGRLVWFPPWQAWIMTRMDDIMDCWKREYLSSDLYDWQYAPEVPPKEEWSNFETAMIGHSLLADPTHHRLIRKIASPAFSRNVVDEIQRRIEPDIKKLIANLKDRESFDFIEEIAQHIPFISITRMVGVPEQYWEEMKPVIMKFTEAWNPTLTPERREAARQASSRAIDILKLVMAERRDQPLENDFLSVLLEAEKKHEDFEEWDVITLILALIGAGADTTLVGQQWTAYSLLKHKDQIDTALSSLKAFRNAFSEIMRWSCKSKMGFARYAPEDMELLGQQVKKGQMILLMPHLKDRDPDYYEDPDTFNVERVFDPDVLFGYGPRFCIGASLAKSQLYLTMTELFKQFPNLELDGEPERSLEDHNAVTFKKLMLKTNNNR
- a CDS encoding SDR family NAD(P)-dependent oxidoreductase gives rise to the protein MQDFNNKVAVVTGGASGVGKAISKLLASLGAKVVVSDIEAKALDAAVAGIVEKGGEAIACQADVTSPESMQNLVDTSVKQYGEIHLVFANAGVGTGEGGPMWEYSLNDWEWGFNVNTWGLIHSINAFIPLLVKQNKEAHFIVTGSGNGAFVMMPNTPIYTASKAAVQAITENLHYQLQGAQSPVKVNALFPGPHVVNSGIFNSERNRPEDLPVDPKKQDSGIHSVEDMRNIMAQYGQKLETTEPEEVAQHAIDGIKADKFWICPRTEKSTLAFKARVESILTGETPTPPNVL
- a CDS encoding acetoacetate decarboxylase family protein; its protein translation is MSNVPQSNPGEILNWPMLKIQYQTTPEAIAKLLPPGIDAGQSPTVYLTVYNFPILNEPEYGVVVSVAANCDGVEGEYTLLVGIDQEAPVIRCQERWGQPKYVAQVEYYRMIDKVAAKATHAGYTFLEFEGKITGPDDNLEGFDTNEFWTKYSRSFDMSEGKYDLPPRVIRVHSQYGTAYKEKVEGTLTLRESPWDPIATLLPVTSKPEAHLWTPIFKGRQYLEHKHLDGAAFWPYSETISGSRWPGEGGGPLKS
- a CDS encoding pyruvate kinase — translated: MQSITTTIAHHLAEIIDDMNRWQDSHQLQIEQVATSNQASARNLVDYLGFRSQDRTRLQAELSAIGLSSLGRSEAAIRAQINRISDIIEGLQGDQKAVERLNTRPPQDKGSNKLRRKSEELFGPCSNQRNTRIMVTMPGSAASSPEIISQFLQSGMNVARINCAHDNPDIWRSIAMHIRRLSKELDQPCKIMMDLAGPKPRTGPMPAGAQVVKVRPHKDTRGRSIKPAKIVFYSHVMNIPPSFPDAVSIPLLCDSFNNLPPIKGVKLYDTRDKSRKLDIIEQTTNYIIAICNNSVVFETAQIVYFKSASNLLPITVAPLPAMENFIYLQEGDPLFLTGDNRTASPATCNDAGDVLVPATISCAVKEVIEAAQTGHQIKMDDGKFTAVVEQTFPDKLKLKITEAPPLGAKLKTEKGLNFPDTELPVNGLTSKDINDLETISDIADIVALSFVNRVNDIEQLQQQLQKPGHKHLGIILKIETRRAFEHLPELLLSVMQSEHVGVMIARGDLGVEVGWRHMAELQEEILWLCAAAHIPSIWATQVLEKLAKQGRPSRAEITDAAMAQRAECVMLNKGPYIHKAVRMLNRIIRTMDTQQYKKSARLPRLKLYTQTPRAGRPTPRPEPEVSATNM
- a CDS encoding multidrug effflux MFS transporter — translated: MRQLNPEKHTTAVLVVLTLFAVVGPVSIDIFTPSLPAITQYFDTDYATAQWSVGIFMLGFSLSMLIVGPLSDRFGRKNTLLGGYSLYLLATIATLTTNSIHLFIAARFAQAIFGCFGTAVARTIARDYYSDKMEVKILAYISACLTIAPMAAPIAGGYIQQYAGWQYSFLVMAAFAVIAMLALTLLPEKAERNLNATNGMFKGYSAVLTDLRYMRFSVAAGVAFAGAFVFVAGAPFVLIEQLGINPKDYGFIFASAIAAYLVSATMGPKLTDRLSREQVTLLSGSTLMIGALISIASAWFSGGESVMGYVAGIVVYELGLGIFNPLCQARATEHMKTHIGTASGLIFFIEMLMATLISGAVGFLPVAGTMTLAAVTLASAAFASLCLMGTGKPAEQLTTQAA